A window of Methanomassiliicoccales archaeon genomic DNA:
GGAATATGCCTTGCCATCGACCAGGATGACCGGGGATCCGATCATCTCCCAGCTAACACCGTTGTCGGTGCTGACCTGGAACGTTACCGTCCCGGTCGGGATGGGCAGGTCCCCGTTCAAGGCGATTACCTCAGCGTAATCGTAGACCGAGTCTCCCAAAAGGAAGCTCTCCCCGGTCGTGAACAGAGTGGTCAGGGTAAAGGTCGGTGCCTTTGCCACTTCGAGTGGCTCAGACTCGACCGGGCTCTGTCCGCCCACGTAATTCGCGTCCCCGCTGTAGATGGCCAGGAAATAGTGAGTTCCAGCCATCTGTGGCATGTAATCCTCGGAGACTGCCTGTCCATTTGCGTCAAGGGATACCGGCCCAACTCCGAACGGAACGAAAGACATCGTTCCCGGGACCATGACCTCAAAGGTCACGGTGCCGGTCGGCATCGGGAAACCGGTTCCCTGGTTCGGTACGGTTACCGTGTCATAGACGGAATCGCCCAGGATGATCGAGTCGGACGAAAGGACCGTGGTCAGTGAGATCGCGGTCAACGTCGGACTGACCAGAAGGATCTCTTCCTCGGCGCTGCTCTGGGAGCCGACATACTTCGCATCGCCGTTGTATACGGCCATGAAGTAGTAGGTACCAGTGGCGAGCGGCGTGCATGAATCCATTACTGCCTGTCCGCTTGCATCGAGGATCTTGACCTGGCCGAACGGAACGAAGTCCAGGGCTCCCGGCTCCTTGACCATGAAGGTCACGGTGCCGGTCGGGGTGGACAATCCGCTGACGCCGGTCACGATCGCCGTATCGGTGATCGATGAGCCCAGGACGATGCTGCCGGAGCTCAATACTGTCGCCGTGGCCGAGGTGGCCTTGATAACGACCAACTGCTCGTCCTCAGCCACGCTCCATGATTCCAGATAGAGCTTGCTGTGTGCGGCCGGGGCATAGACTGCCTTGAACTGATAGTTCCCGGTCATCTGAGGGATATAGGGATCCGAAACAGCCTTTCCATTGCTGTCCAGGGTCTTGATACCGCCGTATTGCACGAATGATCCGCCTGGCGCCTTGACCATGAAGGTCACTGTTCCGGTCGGTACCGGGAAACCAGTGCCCACACCGGCCACTGTGGCATTGTCAGTTACTGACCTGCCAAGGGTGATCTCGGTCGCGCCAAGCACGGTGGATGTGGTCGTTGGGGCCTTCAGGACGGTCAATTCCTCCTCGTCGTCACCGCTGTGAGAAGTGTAGAAGTGGCTGTTACCTTCGTATACAGCCCGGAAGTGATAGGTACCGGATGCTATCGGAGTATAGGCTCCCGAGACCGCGGAACCATCGACCAGATTAACGTTGTCCCCTCCGGTGTACGTGTTCCAGCCGCCGTTTCCGACCTTCACTTGGAAATCGACTGTGCCAGTGGGTACATTTTCCCCATGAGTGGCGGTCACTTTTGCCACGTCAACAACGGACTGTCCGTAGGTGATCGTCTCCGCGCTCAATACAGTGCTTGTGTGGGTTGAGATACGGCTATCACCGTGCTCGCTCCAATAGAGCGCCCGGTAATCGTAGTTACCAGGCAAGAACAGTTGTGGCAGGTCGCCACCATTATATGCGTTGTTCGATGAATCGTCCGAGCTCCCAGAGCCCTGTCCAGAAGTCGACGAGCTGTCTCCCGTGTTCAAGGGCTGATCTCCGGTAGGTACGGTTGAGGCATCAACCGAGTTGACCGAGGATGTGCCCTTGGAGGCCAACTGCAATCCTATGCCAACGGTCGAGATGCATAGGACCAGCACTAGTAGTATTGCTGTGAGCTTTAGAGCTCCGGATCTGTTCATTTAACCCCTCCTCCCCTTAGCTTCAAAGACAAGTCCATTTTGTCAATAGTTAGGTGACTTATCTCCGGGCTATTTTCACAATTAAACAATTGAGGAAAAAGATATATATAGTTTGGTGACTAGAGAATTTTCAAGGTAGCTCCATTTTTTGAATTATTACAATTCATGAAAATTAATACTGGCATTACTATTATGCAATAATAGCACAGATATTAATCATAATAGAGTTATGAGTCAAATAATTGATGAAATTTGACTGGATTAAATGTAATGTTAGGAATTGTATTGTATTTTTACAGATTTTCTTTTCACTGTGATTATTAGCCATCGATGAATAAACATAGCCAGCACATCATATTTATCTATGCGTACAATTTATTATTTTTTGGAATAATGATTTTTATTGAATTCATTTTGGAGAAATAATGAGGTAGAATCGAGGGTTTGATTCTGACCTCGAAACATCTGGATACGATATTGCCTCCCAAAATGCTCCATTCATTCTCAAAAGTGAAATTTCAGCGCAACTTACGGCCGATAGCATATGAATGGAAGTTCGGCAACTAAGGGATCATGAGGCGAAAGAATGGATCGTCTATCTGCCAAGATCATCGTCTTGCCTTTGGATCATGGCCACGGTTGGCTTTGAATCAGGTGAGATCGATCGGCCGGTCCCATTCAGTTCATCTATGCCCCTTTCTCATATTCCCGCGTACAATAACAAAGATACCTAAAGCCCCGATCATCAATACGAAGATAACCAGCAACGGAAGGTTGTCCTCCGCGGACGGCCGACCGATGCTCATGGATATTATCTGTCCAGCCTTGATATCGCTCACATGGAAGATGTATTGGTCGTCTGTCTCGGTGACCTCATAGTTGCGCTGTTGGCCATCGATGGTCACACCGATGAGGTCGAGGTCCGATACAGAATCCTTCGGAATCGTGATATTTGCGGTACCTGCCTGTTCGAGTGTGAAGGTCAGCATGTTATCGGCGTTGAGGGTTGCATCGGACACCGCTGAATTCGATATGATGTTCGCCATGCCCCCGTTCTTCAATCTCAACGAACCGACGGCCTGTTCTATCGTAATCGGTGAGTGCGTGCCATCATCGGACAGAACTGCCCTGAGACCAAAGATACCTGCGCCGCCGGTGATCAACGAGGAGAACTTACCGCTGGCCGTCGTATTTAGTTGCGCCAGGATGGACCAGTCCCCGGTCATACTGGCGCTGCGATAGATGGTCACTTTCTGACCGCCTATCCCATTCCCGGCCAGATCGGAGACGGTACCCGATACCGACACGCTATTCTGGAATGGCACGACCGACATCTCAAGTGTGACGTTGCGAAGCGAATGGACCTTTGTCTGATCGGTCGAGGTTGAACCTAGTGCATTTATGGCGGTGATCCTGTAAACGTAATCGCATCCCGGGATCACCTTATCATCGACGAATCTGATGGTGGTAGAAGAGACGGCCGTCAGGGTTACCGATCCGCTCTGGGATTCGGTCCGGAGGATGTCGAAACCGGACAATGGCGCCCCTATGCTGGCGGGGATGTCCCAGAATAACGTTATGTTCGAATCCCCCACCAACGCGTTCATGCTGAACGCGGATGGTATCGACATCGTGGAAATTGGGGATGAGGGCCAGGACCTGAATCCTTCCCCGACGCCATTGATCCCCGCGATGCGGTATTGATACAATACCCCATCCATTATTGACTGGTCCCGATACATCGTGACCGTCGGGCTGTTGATCGTCATGATCATCGTCCACACTGCTCCAGAGGAACGGTGGATGCTAAAACCGGACAAGGGGATCCCACCATCGTCCTCTGGTATTGCCCAGGTTACGGTAATGGATGATGAATCAGATTCCACCGATACCTCGGATGGCGGTCCTGGAACGATCGCTGCGGTCGCGCTAACCTGGCCAGATTGAATGCCGGTTCCGATCGAGTTTGAGGCGGTCATCACATACCGATAGGTGGTCCCGATAACGACCGAGGTGTCGGCATATGTCCTTGCCGAACTGCCAAGCGTAGCGATGAGCGTGCTCTCACCGCTCGTCGAACGCCAAAGCTGATAGCTCAGGTCGCTGAGACCGCCATCGGACGCAGGTTTCTCCCAGGAGATGGAGATCGAGCCATTACCCGCGGACGCTGACAAGGCAGTGGGTGTGCTGGGCACGGAGCCTATTACGCAGCTCGCTTGGGAACTGGATGATCCTTCCCCCGCTGAATTGGTGGCGGTGACGGTGAACCAGTATTGTACTCCATTGGTCAGACCGCTGATGAGGGCGGAAGGGGAACTGGAGCCCACCTGTCTTGTGATCGCCGATCCGTCGGAGGTCCGCATGTACACTGTGTAGCCGGACAGTGGACCTCCATTCACTGCTGGAACCGACCAGGTCAGCCAGGCGGCCCCGATGGATCCCGTGGCCATAAGGTCGGAGGGCGGGTCGGGGGCGAACATGAAGGCGGTGGTCACCTCGGATGAGAGCGGCCCCGAACCGTCCTGGTTCTCGGCGGATACGCTGTAGTGATAGGTCTGTCCAAGGGTCAATGCATGATCACTATAGGCCAGAGTGTTGCCTAAGTGCTCTATGGCCATCCCTTGCCCAGATACGAGGGAACGGTAGACATAATAACCTGATATGGGCGAAGATCCCACGGAGGCCGGGGCGGTCCAGCTCAGCTGGATGCGATCAGAAACCACCACCGCGGTGACAGATCTCGGCGCCGATGGCGAACTGGATATGACGATCGGACCGGAGAGGCCAGGCATGGAAGTTCCCATGGCGTTGGTCGCGGTGACGAAATAGTAGTAGGTCGAACCGACAGCCACCGACGAATCAAGATAGACAGGGTCGGTGATGGATTGAGCCACCGGTGAAGCCGAGGAGAAGTCCGAAGAACTCCCACGATAGACCGAGAATCCGATAATGGGCCGCCCACCGGATTCGGATACTGACCAGGTAAGTTCCATGGTGCCGATTGAGAATGCGGTGTCTGCCATCTTCGGGGCATCCGGTATCGTAGCGGGAGAGTCATGGAACTCGGGGCTCAGAGGCCCTTCTCCCATTGCATTTACAGCCGATACCCTATAGTAATACACCATGCCGTTGACTAGGCCGTTGTCGTTGTAGGTCATCCCGGTGGCGGTGGCGATCAACGTCTCCGTACCGGAAGTGCCCGACCGGTATACCTTGTACCCGGCAATCGTTGAGAACCCGATGCTGGTCGGCGCCGACCACGAGAGGAGCACCGACCGGTCGGATATCTGTGCGGTGAGCGCCGCAGGTGCACTCGGAAGCCCCTTCGCCAAGGCGGAAACGACATTGCTGTACACCGAGCTGCCCACGATGTTGGCCGCTTTCACAGAATAGTAGTAGGTCTGTCCCACGATTATCTGGGTGTCGTCATAGGATGTGGTGCTCGCGGTCCCGATCTGCACATGCATGGCCGGATCCGCGGTTGCACCGCGGAACATCCTGTATGACGTCACCGGGCTGCCACCATTGGACGACGGAGCGGTCCAGGAGAGTGAAATATGCCCGAGCGTGACGCTTACCGTCAGGGAGGAGGGGGCGTCCGGGGCAAGAACAATGCGGCTGGATGCTTCGTTGCTCGATGCGGATTCTCCAACCTGGTTGTGCGCTCTGACTACATAATAATATTGGACCCCGACGACCGCTGATGCATCGTCATATGACGTGGTCCCGGAGGATCCGATGGCCGTCGGACTCTCCGCTCCCGGGAAGGTGCCACGATAGATGGCGTATCGATCGATGGTGGCTCCGCCGTTCTCAATGGGCAACGTCCAGCTCAGGTGGATGTAGGACCCGGAAACCACCGCATTCAGTGATGCCGGTGGGCTGGGAACGGTGGGTACCCTCACTGTCGCCTCATTGCCGATAACGGAGCTTCCCACGGCATTGAAGGATCTGACCACATAATAATACCGGATGCCGGGGGTGGTGGTCAGGTCGTCGTAGGAGGTCGAACTGAACGTGCCGATCGGTGAGGCGGCCTCTCCGCCCGAGACCGTGCCTCGGTAGACCTTGTAACCGAGGATCGCAGATCCCCCATCGTCATGTGGAGCTGTCCAATTAAGATGGACGCTTGATCCTGTGACGGTGCTTGTAAGGCCGGTTGGAGGGTCAGGGATGACAGGTATACGAATTGAAACCTCATTGCCATAGGACGATGAAATGAGATCGTTGAAGGCGTCCATTCTATAGTAGTAGATAGTGCCAGCCACGACCGCGCTGTCCCGATAGGAACGGGCCGTCGACGACAGCGTCTGTAACAGCGTCTCCCCATTGGAGGCGGTGCCTCGGTAGAGGTGGAACCCGGCCAGGCCGACCTCGTTGGAGGACCATGTCAGGTCTATGTACGATGCGCCGGCCATTATGTTCAGTGCAGAAGGGGCCGAAGGAACGGACGCCGGGATCTTGGCACGGACCTCGTTCGATGAGGGCGATTCACCGATGGAGTTCACCGCAGTGACCTGGTAGAAGAAATCCTGGTCCACGGTGGCGGCGGAATCGGTGTATGTCAAGGACGAGGCGGACACGCTGGTCAGCAACGTTTCCCCTCCGGCAGAGGTTCCACGGTATATCCCATAGGAGGATATCGCCGAACCTCCGTTGGAGGATGGGGCAGACCAGTTCAGCTGGATGCTGGATCCGACCGTTGCTGAGAGGCCGGTCGGTGCAGAGGGGACAGTGCTTCCCGAAGTGGCGACCACCTGGTCGAGCAGGACCAGGTCCTGATTGCCGGCGACCGAGGCGTCCTTCACATACTCCCATCTGAGGATATGCGTCCCCGAAGCGATCGCCAGGCTCACCTGTGACCATGCAGTGACGCCGCTAGCGTTGGCCCTGTTGACGGAGTCTACATAGAACCTTGCCACATCGGTGTTGGCTGTGGACGTTTTCCACCAGAATGAGATCGTGGAGGGACCGAGAGCGATCGTCTGGATGATGCTCCTGGCGCCATTGCCTATGTTGCCGCTCTGCATGGCACTGCCATTGGAATGATAGTCTCGGGTGACTGGGGACCACTGGGCATTCCCCGAACCGCTGATGGTCAGGCCAGCGTTGTCCAATGCGGTCTCCGGGGCTATGGAGGCATAAGGCGTCATCGTGACCGTCACAGATCCTGGATTGGCCTTGGGCACATCAAGAGACTGGCCGGACACCTGTGTGGCGGCTTTGGCGTAGCCGTTCTGGTACTGTTCGATGCGGAACGAGGAGACGATGCCAGGAGTGGTCGTCGAGCCCAAGGTCAGGTAGAAGCCATTGTTGGTAGGCTTGTACTTTGCCAGGAGATCGGTCATATCCAAGGCCAGGAAGGATGGGAAGGTGGCGGTGACGGAAGCATCGTAGTTCTTTTCGAAATATGGGACGAACTTGTCGGCACTGCCAACTGATCCGACGCCGACGGTGATCGACGATTCCCGGGAGGGAAGGTTGTTGAATTCGATTATCGCAAGGAGGCTGGGCCGGTATGAGGGCTTGTCGGTGATGTAGGTAAGGTAAAGGTTGCTTCCGATCTTCTTCATGGCCTCGTAGGATATCCAGTAATAGCCCCCATTGCCCCAGTTCTTCCCCCAGGAGTTGACCACCTTGAAGGCGCCCACATCGGAGTGGACACCGTCAGACTTGGCGTCATCATACCCGACAATGGTCTGAGCGTGGTTCATGGTCTTTGAATTGTACTCATTGGCGGTTATGATGTTGTCCGTCAGTGAGGAGGTGAAGACGTTTGCGTCGATGGCGAACGTCACCGGGGAGTTCGCCGAGATGAGGTTCTTGATGGTTGTCAATGCACTAGAAGGGTTGGAAGAGCTGTAGCTTATGTAACTGAGACCGGCCGCACGATGCAGAGGGGCTTCCCGGGCGGCTGACTCATTGCCCCAGCTGGTGAGGTCCGTGGGATTGTAGGGCATGGTGGCCAGACTGGCAACTCCCCAGTCCTTGATGATGTCAGCGACGTTGTCCATGAAGGTACCGCGGTCTATCCCGTAATTGACCCGATTGTAGGTCCAGGCGGGGCTCATAAGATGCGCCGGATTGCCTGTGGAGGCATCGGTCCAATTATTGTCCCTGGCCTCTAGGTAGCCGTAGTCGTAGTAGGCCATGGCCCAAGCCGCGCATGATCCCTGGCTCAATTGATTGCCTACCGCAGGGAAATATGGCTGAGCCGACAGGTCGTAGGATGATTGGGACATGAGGCCGGTCTGCACCGAATCGGTGACCTGCACATTCCCGACCATTTCTGAATACTGGGCGGCCGTGGGAGGAGCCAGCCCTGTGCCGTGACCATCGACGATGACATTGTAGTCGACCCCTTCCATGTAGGTGCCCATGACAGATTCCATCCGAACTGCTTCTTCGGTGGTCATGGCATGTGTTTGAACCGATGGGCCCGATGTTCCCCCTGTGAATGGCGATGCTGTTGTGGCGGGCGATGAGGCGAAGGGTAAAAGCAGTCCAGGCAGCAGCAATACCAGTGCGATGAGGATGTGGTGAGCACTATGGTATTCCCGGTGCATATGTCTGGACTGGCCTCAATGTCATATAAATGGCCTCATATAGGAATCAAAACTGATATCTAAATCGGTAAATATTCCAAACATTTGTAAATAATTATCGGAAAAAATAACGATACGATGCAGAACAGATCATAATTTGAAGAATTCGTAAGATTTCTAAACCTCCTTCGGTGGCGTTTGTAGTGCCCATATCATACCACGTCACTTGCCTCGGCTAACACGGACCTTACCCTTCTTGACGAATAGTATGAAGGAGAAGAAGCCCACCACCAGGATGCCCATTATCACCGCGATGCGGAACCACATCTGATCGAACAGACTTTCCTCAGAGAGGCTCTGTGCCGCCTTTGGCGTTGCCACCGCTTCCTCGGACATTTGGCTCACGCCTTTCGTTGTGGTGGCCGAGACCCGGTAGTAATATGACTGCCCCGCTGTTACGTTGTTGTCCACCCATCTGGTGCCCGGATAATTGGTCACATAGACCGCCTCGCCTGAATCGTTCCCCCGGAAGATGCTGTAGGTTAACACGTTCGCCCCTGCGGGCTGGTTCCAGACCAGGGTGATCCTTCCTTCTGAGCCAGTTGCGACAAGGCCTATGGGCGGATCGATGACCGCCGGAATGGTTACGGACACCACTCCAGTGGCGTTTCCGTCGCCAGCGGCGTTGTATGCTGTGACCTTGTAATAGTAGGTGACTCCCGCCTCCACATCGACGTCCTGGTATCGTGTTTCGGAGACCGTGGCCTCCAGCCTGAGATCTCCCGCTGAGACGCCACTGAATATGTGGTAGCCGATTATGGGCGAATATCCATCGGAAATCGGCGCCGACCAGTTCATGGTGGCCGAGGCCTTGGCCGGCGTTGCCGAGAACGAGATCGGGATCCCCGGATAGGTAAAGGGTTTGGCGTTGGCCTCATTGGAGGCCGGACCTTCCTCGACACCGGTCAGCCCTCTCACCTGGTAATAGTAGGTCTGTCCCAATGTAACGCTGGTGTCGGTCATCTCGGTGACTTCCACGCCGATGAGGAAGGTCTCCGAACCGCTCGAACTTCCCCGATAGACACGATAACCGATGAGCGAAGGCCCATTCGTCTGTGCCGGTATGGTCCATCGTAGGGTGACCTTCTCAACGCCCGGAGTGGCGGTCAGGATGGGCGCGGTGAAGGTGTTGCGATATAGCAGGCTGACCTCGTTCGATGCTGGGCCGGTCCCGGCGGAGTTGACGGCCTTCACCTGATAATAATAGAGGTGACCGGAAACGATCGAGCTGTCGTTGAACTTGGCGGAATCACAGGTCCCGATGGCCACCTCGGAGCCCCGGGAAAGACCGCGCAGCACCTGGTAGGTCAGATGGGTGGAGCCACCATTGTCTATCGAAGGTTCCCATCTGAGAACTGCCTTGGTCCCTACGACGTTGGCGGTCAGATTGACCGGCGCCGAAGGAGATGTCACGATGGTGGCGGTCACTTCGTTCGATGGCATGCTCTCGCCGGTCGCGTTGACCGCGGTGACGAAATAGTACAAGGAACGACCGGAGACGAACGGCCCATCCACATGGTGGTTGGTCTCCACCGACTCCAGGAAGGTCTCCGCTCCGGTGGCGTCCCCGCGATATAACCGATAGGAGGTTGCACCAGTAGAGGCCGACCAGGTCAGATGTATGTCCATACCGTTCGCTTCGGCATTCAGCCGCGAAGGGTCCGGTGCCGGGAACGTGGTAGAACTCGTAGCAGCGTATTGACCTTCCCCGGCTGCATTTACCGCGGCTATATGGTAGTAGTATTTAACCCCGTTGTTGAGCTGGGAATCGGTGTAGGATGTCGCGCCTAAGGAAACCACGTGTTCGTACGGTCCGGTCACCGCGAGAGAACGGTACAGATGGTAAGCATTCACGCTGGCCCCGCCATCATCGGACGGAACTGACCAGCTGAGGGTCACCTGCCTGATACCGGCGACAGAAGTGAAGTGCAAAGGCATGGAAGGCGCCCTCGATGGCACCGCCGACAACGAGTCCGTCGACGGACCTTCGCCAACGGCGTTGGTGGCCGAAACAGCGAAGAAATAGGAGTGGCCGTTGATCAATCCGGATAGGTCATAGGTCCGGGACGAGATGGTCGTGACCAAGGGCATCGAGTCCGGCTGATCTCCCCCATAGACCGAATAATAAACGATCGATGCGCCGCCGTCTGTCACCGGTTCTGACCAGTGCAGGGAGATCGACCGGTCCGACACTTCCGCCTGAAGGAACGTCGGGATGCCGGGAAGGGAGAACGACGTGGCCGACACTTCCTCGGATGGTGGTCCCACGTCGACGTCGTTATAGGCGACCACGCGGTAATAGTAGGTCTCTCCATCGGACATCGGTGAATCGGTGTATGAATTGGAGTTGACATCGCCGACATGCGTTCCCGAGTCCGGTGCGTTTCCGCGGAGTACGTGATATCCCAGCACGGATGAGCCGCCATCGGTGGTTGGGGCGTCCCAAGTGATGATTATGTTTTTCACGCCCGGGGTGGCGACCACCTGCAACGGTGCCGACGGAATGCCGGCAGGCATGACCGAGTCCAGCAAGGCTCGCGGACCCTCACCAACAAGGTTGACGGCCGAAACTGCGTAATAGTAACGTTGGCCATTTATCAGGTCCAGGTCAGAATAGCCCAGTGAGGTGGTGTGTGCCACCAGCACGTAGCTGCCAAGGACCGTCGACCGATAAACGTCGTAGGATCTGATGGGCGAACCGCCATTGTCATCCGGAGCAGACCACGAAAGCTGTACCTGGGAATCGCCCGCGTGGATCGACAGGGAGGTCGGTGCGGTGGGAACGGCGTTCGTCCTCGCGGCAGCGTCGAGGCTGCGCCAGCTCTCTCCCTGTTCATTGATGGCAGACACGGAATAATAATAGGTCGTGCCATCCAGAAGGCCGGTGTCGGTGAACCTGACCTCCGGGCCGAGCGTGGCGATGAGGGACTCACTTGAAACGGTACGTCCGCGATAGAGCCGGTAGCCATCGATCTCTGAGCCTCCATTGGTCAGCGGCGGTTGCCAGGTAAGGGAAACCTGCCTGACCCCACCGGTCGCCAACAATGACTGGGGAGCGGACGGATTGGTCATAGGAACTGCGGAACACTCAGCGGAAAGAGAGCCCTGGCCCACTTCGTTGACAGCGGAGACCGCGTAGAAGTAGCGTATGCCGTTTGTCAATGGTCCGTTCATGTAGGAGGTCGAGGGCACGGTCACATTGCCGGAATAGATGCCTGAGATGGTGCCGAAGAACAACCGATAGGTTTGGACCGGAGAACCGCCATCCGAGCTCGGTATGCTCCATTGTAGTGATACCTGCCTGTCCCCGGCCGTGCAGGTCAGGGAGGCCGGAGCAGAGGGCAGACCGAAGGTCGTGGCGCTGGCCTCGTTCGATTTCAAGCTCTCTCCGATCGAACTAGAGGCGGTGACCCGATAGTAATAGGTGACGCCTGGAGATACCGCCCTATCCACAATGGTCAGCCCCAACCCGACATCCCGGAGGAGCGTCTCCGTTCCGATGGATGTGCCACGATATAGCGAATATTTGGTGAGCGGGGACCCGCCGTCGGAAGCGGGGGCGGTCAATACCATCGTTACGTTGCCCTTTCCGCCGGTCACGGAAGATATGGTCGGTGAAGATGGAACGGTGTGGGGGGTGGCCGATTCGATATCTGTCCATTGACCCTCCCCAGCGGCGTTAACCGCAGCCACCTGGTAATAGTAGGTGATGCCGTTGGTCAGGCCGGTGTGGGCATACGCCGTTCCGGTGCTGAAGGTGTCGATGATGGTCCATGGTCCGGCGGCCGAATTGGACCATTGGACATGATAACGCAATATGGAAGCACCGCCGTTGCTGAATGGAGCGGACCAACCCAAGGACACTCCTCCGTTGCCTCCGGTGGCGATGAGCGAAAGGGGCGCGGAAGGGGTGTAGAACGGTGTCGCGCTGACCGCTGCCGACTGGGAGCCTTCGCCGACCATGTTGACGGAGCTGATCTTGTAGAAATATGCCTGGCCGTTGGTCAGGCCAGTGTCCTGGTAGTCGGTCTCGGAGACGATTCTCAGGAG
This region includes:
- a CDS encoding fibronectin type III domain-containing protein; protein product: MHREYHSAHHILIALVLLLPGLLLPFASSPATTASPFTGGTSGPSVQTHAMTTEEAVRMESVMGTYMEGVDYNVIVDGHGTGLAPPTAAQYSEMVGNVQVTDSVQTGLMSQSSYDLSAQPYFPAVGNQLSQGSCAAWAMAYYDYGYLEARDNNWTDASTGNPAHLMSPAWTYNRVNYGIDRGTFMDNVADIIKDWGVASLATMPYNPTDLTSWGNESAAREAPLHRAAGLSYISYSSSNPSSALTTIKNLISANSPVTFAIDANVFTSSLTDNIITANEYNSKTMNHAQTIVGYDDAKSDGVHSDVGAFKVVNSWGKNWGNGGYYWISYEAMKKIGSNLYLTYITDKPSYRPSLLAIIEFNNLPSRESSITVGVGSVGSADKFVPYFEKNYDASVTATFPSFLALDMTDLLAKYKPTNNGFYLTLGSTTTPGIVSSFRIEQYQNGYAKAATQVSGQSLDVPKANPGSVTVTMTPYASIAPETALDNAGLTISGSGNAQWSPVTRDYHSNGSAMQSGNIGNGARSIIQTIALGPSTISFWWKTSTANTDVARFYVDSVNRANASGVTAWSQVSLAIASGTHILRWEYVKDASVAGNQDLVLLDQVVATSGSTVPSAPTGLSATVGSSIQLNWSAPSSNGGSAISSYGIYRGTSAGGETLLTSVSASSLTYTDSAATVDQDFFYQVTAVNSIGESPSSNEVRAKIPASVPSAPSALNIMAGASYIDLTWSSNEVGLAGFHLYRGTASNGETLLQTLSSTARSYRDSAVVAGTIYYYRMDAFNDLISSSYGNEVSIRIPVIPDPPTGLTSTVTGSSVHLNWTAPHDDGGSAILGYKVYRGTVSGGEAASPIGTFSSTSYDDLTTTPGIRYYYVVRSFNAVGSSVIGNEATVRVPTVPSPPASLNAVVSGSYIHLSWTLPIENGGATIDRYAIYRGTFPGAESPTAIGSSGTTSYDDASAVVGVQYYYVVRAHNQVGESASSNEASSRIVLAPDAPSSLTVSVTLGHISLSWTAPSSNGGSPVTSYRMFRGATADPAMHVQIGTASTTSYDDTQIIVGQTYYYSVKAANIVGSSVYSNVVSALAKGLPSAPAALTAQISDRSVLLSWSAPTSIGFSTIAGYKVYRSGTSGTETLIATATGMTYNDNGLVNGMVYYYRVSAVNAMGEGPLSPEFHDSPATIPDAPKMADTAFSIGTMELTWSVSESGGRPIIGFSVYRGSSSDFSSASPVAQSITDPVYLDSSVAVGSTYYYFVTATNAMGTSMPGLSGPIVISSSPSAPRSVTAVVVSDRIQLSWTAPASVGSSPISGYYVYRSLVSGQGMAIEHLGNTLAYSDHALTLGQTYHYSVSAENQDGSGPLSSEVTTAFMFAPDPPSDLMATGSIGAAWLTWSVPAVNGGPLSGYTVYMRTSDGSAITRQVGSSSPSALISGLTNGVQYWFTVTATNSAGEGSSSSQASCVIGSVPSTPTALSASAGNGSISISWEKPASDGGLSDLSYQLWRSTSGESTLIATLGSSARTYADTSVVIGTTYRYVMTASNSIGTGIQSGQVSATAAIVPGPPSEVSVESDSSSITVTWAIPEDDGGIPLSGFSIHRSSGAVWTMIMTINSPTVTMYRDQSIMDGVLYQYRIAGINGVGEGFRSWPSSPISTMSIPSAFSMNALVGDSNITLFWDIPASIGAPLSGFDILRTESQSGSVTLTAVSSTTIRFVDDKVIPGCDYVYRITAINALGSTSTDQTKVHSLRNVTLEMSVVPFQNSVSVSGTVSDLAGNGIGGQKVTIYRSASMTGDWSILAQLNTTASGKFSSLITGGAGIFGLRAVLSDDGTHSPITIEQAVGSLRLKNGGMANIISNSAVSDATLNADNMLTFTLEQAGTANITIPKDSVSDLDLIGVTIDGQQRNYEVTETDDQYIFHVSDIKAGQIISMSIGRPSAEDNLPLLVIFVLMIGALGIFVIVRGNMRKGHR
- a CDS encoding Ig-like domain-containing protein; translation: MNRSGALKLTAILLVLVLCISTVGIGLQLASKGTSSVNSVDASTVPTGDQPLNTGDSSSTSGQGSGSSDDSSNNAYNGGDLPQLFLPGNYDYRALYWSEHGDSRISTHTSTVLSAETITYGQSVVDVAKVTATHGENVPTGTVDFQVKVGNGGWNTYTGGDNVNLVDGSAVSGAYTPIASGTYHFRAVYEGNSHFYTSHSGDDEEELTVLKAPTTTSTVLGATEITLGRSVTDNATVAGVGTGFPVPTGTVTFMVKAPGGSFVQYGGIKTLDSNGKAVSDPYIPQMTGNYQFKAVYAPAAHSKLYLESWSVAEDEQLVVIKATSATATVLSSGSIVLGSSITDTAIVTGVSGLSTPTGTVTFMVKEPGALDFVPFGQVKILDASGQAVMDSCTPLATGTYYFMAVYNGDAKYVGSQSSAEEEILLVSPTLTAISLTTVLSSDSIILGDSVYDTVTVPNQGTGFPMPTGTVTFEVMVPGTMSFVPFGVGPVSLDANGQAVSEDYMPQMAGTHYFLAIYSGDANYVGGQSPVESEPLEVAKAPTFTLTTLFTTGESFLLGDSVYDYAEVIALNGDLPIPTGTVTFQVSTDNGVSWEMIGSPVILVDGKAYS